In Nomascus leucogenys isolate Asia chromosome 11, Asia_NLE_v1, whole genome shotgun sequence, the following proteins share a genomic window:
- the ANKMY2 gene encoding ankyrin repeat and MYND domain-containing protein 2, with protein MVHIKKGELTQEEKELLEVIGKGTVQEAGTLLSSKNVRVNCLDENGMTPLMHAAYKGKLDMCKLLLRHGADVNCHQHEHGYTALMFAALSGNKDITWVMLESGAETDVVNSVGRTAAQMAAFVGQHDCVTIINNFFPRERLDYYTKPQGLDKEPKLPPKLAGPLHKIITTTNLHPVKIVMLVNENPLLTEEAALNKCYRVMDLICEKCMKQRDMNEVLAMKMHYISCIFQKCINFLKDGENKLDTLIKSLLKGRASDGFPVYQEKIIRESIRKFPYCEATLLQQLVRSIAPVEIGSDPTAFSVLTQAITGQVGFVDVEFCTTCGEKGASKRCSVCKMVIYCDQTCQKTHWFTHKKICKNLKDIYEKQQLEAAKEKRQEENHSKLDVNSNCVNEEQPEAEVGISQKDSNPEDSGEGKKESLESEAELEGLQDGPAVPQVSEE; from the exons AATGGAATGACTCCTCTAATGCATGCAGCATATAAAGGAAAACTCGATATGTGCAAATTACTACTGCGACATGGAGCCGATGTAAATTGTCATCAGCATGAACATGGATACACAGCCCTCATGTTTGCTGCACTTTCTG GTAATAAAGACATCACATGGGTAATGTTAGAATCTGGTGCTGAGACAGATGTTGTCAACTCTGTGGGAAGAACAGCAGCTCAGATGGCAGCCTTTGTGG GTCAACATGATTGTGTGACCATAATCAACAATTTCTTTCCTCGAGAGAGACTGGATTATTACACTAAGCCCCAGGGACTGGATAAAGAGCCAAAACTGCCCCCAAAGTTGGCAGGCCCACTGCACAAAATTATCACCACAACGAATCTTCATCCTGTCAAG ATCGTGATGCTTGTAAATGAGAATCCCCTGCTGACAGAAGAAGCAGCCCTGAATAAATGCTACAGAGTGATGGATTTGATTTGTGAGAAATGTATGAAGCAAAGAGACATGAATGAAGTATTGGCTATGAAAATGCATTACATAAGCTGTATCTTTCAGAAATGCATTAACTTCTTAAAAGATGGAGAGAATAAACTGGACACCTTGATCAAAAG cTTGTTAAAAGGCCGAGCTTCTGATGGCTTTCCAGTGTATCAAGAAAAGATCATTAGAGAAAGTATCAGAAAATTTCCTTACTGCGAAGCTACACTCCTCCAGCAGCTGGTTCGAAGCATTGCTCCTGTTGAAATT GGTTCTGATCCCACTGCATTCTCCGTCCTTACCCAAGCCATCACTGGCCAGGTGGGTTTTGTGGATGTGGAATTTTGCACTacctgtggagaaaagggagcaagTAAAAGATGTTCAGTTTGCAAAATG GTAATATATTGTGATCAAACCTGCCAGAAAACACACTGGTTTACTCATAAGAAAATCTGTAAGAATCTGAAGGACATTTACGAAAAGCAACAATTGGAGGCTGccaaagaaaagagacaagaggaAAACC acAGCAAACTTGATGTCAATTCTAACTGTGTTAATGAAGAGcaaccagaggctgaagtgggtatcTCTCAAAAGGATTCCAATCCTGAAGATTccggggaaggaaagaaagaatctcTTGAAAGTGAAGCTGAGTTGGAAGGCTTACAGGATGGTCCTGCAGTGCCACAGGTGTCCGAGGAGTAA